The window CAAGCGGCTGGAGGAGGCGGGCTGCGCGACGGTGATGCCGCTCGGCTCGTGGATCGGCTCCAACCGCGGCCTGCGCACCCGCGACGCCGTCGAGATCATCGTGGAGCAGGCGACCGTGCCGGTCGTGGTCGACGCGGGGCTCGGCGTGCCCAGCGACGCGGCGCAGGCGATGGAGATCGGCGCCGACGCCGTGCTGGTCAACACCGCGATCGCGGTGGCGCGCGACCCGGTCGCGATGGCGCGGGCGTTCGCGCTCGGCGTCGAGGGGGGCCGCCTCGCCTGGCGCGCCGGCCGTGGCGCGGTGCGCACGGAGGCGGAGGCGTCGTCGCCGCTGACGGGCTTCCTGTCGTGAGCGAGCAGCCGGGGCTGTTCGCCGCCGAGCTCGCCGCGCTGGACCTGACGACGCTCGCCAACGCCGCGTACACCGACGCCGACGTCACCGCCGCGCTGCGCCGCGACAAGCGCGACCTGCGCGACCTCGCCGCGTTGCTCTCGCCCGCCGCGGAGGCGCGCGTCGAGGAGCTGGCGCGGGCGGCGGCGGCATCGACGCTGCAACGGTTCGGGCGCGCGGTGCGGCTGTTCGCGCCGCTCTACGTGTCCAACGCCTGCCTGTCGACGTGCACCTACTGCGGCTTCTCCAAAGGCCTCGACGTCACCCGCCGCACGCTCACCCCGGACGAGGTCGAGGCCGAGGCGAAGCTGCTGGGGGACAGGGGTTTCCGGCACCTGCTGCTCGTCGCGGGCGAGCACCGCGTCGAGGTGTCGCAGGCGTACCTCGTCGAGGTCGTGGAGCGGCTGGCGCCGTTCGTGCCGAGCATCTCCATCGAGACGCAGACGTGGAGCGACGACACGTATGCGCGGCTGGTCGAGGCGGGCGTCGAGGGCGTCGTGCACTACCAGGAGACCTACGACCGCGCCCGCTACGCGGAGGTCCACGCCGCCGGCTGGAAGCGCGACTACGACCGCCGCCTCGCCTCCACCGAACGCGCCGCCGCCGGCGGCGTCCGCCGCCTCGGCATCGGCGCGCTGCTCGGGCTGGCGCCGGACTGGCGGGCCGACGTGCTCGCGGTGGCGGCACACGCGGCGTTCCTGCTGAAGCGGTTCTGGCGCACCGAGGTGACGGTCGCGCTGCCGCGCATCAAGCCGTCGGCGTCGGGGTTCCAGCCGGTCGCGGACGTGACGGACCGCCGGTACGTGCAGGCGCTCGCCGCGCTGCGGCTGTACGAGCCGGAGGCCGGGATCGTGCTGTCGACGCGGGAGCCGGCGGCGCTGCGCGACGGGCTGGTGCGCATCGCGGTGACCCACATGAGCGCCGGGTCGTCCACCGAGCCGGGCGGCTACTCGCATCCGGGCGAGGCGCAGGAGCAGTTCGCGGTGTCCGACGAACGCAGCCCCGCCGACGTGGCGGCCATGCTCGCGGCGGCCGGCTACGAGCCGGTGTGGAAGGACGCGTTCCCGCTCCGCGAGGTCGCCGGCGGTCAGCCGGCCGAGATCGGCTCGTAGCGGCGCACCCGGCGCCACCGCCACGGCCACGGCAGGTGCGCCGCGCCGACGCCGACGCGCCGCCCGTCGGCCAGCACGACCCGCGCGAACGCGTCGCCTCGCCGCCCCGCCTCCTCGACCCGGCCGGCGCACGCCGCGGAGAGCAGCTCGCTCACCCGCGCCGCGAGCACGAGCGGGTCGTCGTCCCACAGGTAGGCGTGCGTCCCGCCGAACGCCACGGTCGCCTCGTCGCCGCCGGCGTACGCGACCGAGCACCGCGCGGCGGCCGGGTTCACGGGCGTCACCTCGACGCTCCACACGCCGTGCGCGCGGCCCTCGCGCACCGCCGCCGCGTCCGGCGGGTACGCCGCCAGGGCCTGCCGCACCGCGTCGCCCAGCGCCCGCTCGTACGCCTCCGCCTCCGCCACGACCCGACGGTACGACCCGGTTTCACCCTTTACACGCCGTATCCCGGCCGCTACGGTTCCGGCACCCGCACGCCGCCCCCAGCACGGATCGCGGGGTTCCCGGCGTGCCCCATCGCGGCCGGGCCCTACGGAGAGTGGAGGGGCGGCGTGCCCGCGAACGCGACCGCCGACGACGTAGCCCGGCTGTTCGGGCGGGCGGCGTTCGGCGCCACGAAGACCGACCTGGCGAACTGGACCGGCAAGCCCTACGCCGACGCCGTCAACTCGCTGTTCCCGACCTCGCAGGTGCCGCTGGCGGACGAGCCGCGCCGCGTCGTGCTGGAGAGCGGCACGACGGACCTGCTCGCCTCGCAGCGGTGGTGGCTCAACCGGATGGCCACCACGCAGTACCCGCTGGTCGAGCGGATGACGTTGTTCTGGCACACCCACTTCGCGACGGGCTACGCGAACCCGCCCGACGTGGGCCACATGATCCGCCAGAACCAGACGATCCGCGTGAACGCGCTCGGCGACTTCCGGCAGCTCCTGTACCAGCTGACCATCGACCCCGCGATGCTCTACTGGCTCTCCGGCAACCAGAACCGCCGCAACGCGATCAACGAGAACTACGCGCGCGAACTCATGGAGCTGTTCACCATGGGCACCAAGCCGCAGACGTACACCGAGACCGACATCCGGCAGGCCGCGAAGGCGCTGTCCGGCTGGTACGTGAAGAGCGACCGCACGGCGGCGTTCGACACGAACCGGCACGACCGGTCGACGAAGACGTTCTTCGGCGAGTCGGTCGGCGGCTACCCGGGCGGCGACGCGCGCGAGGCGACCGAGTACCAGCTCGTCTGCGACCTGGTGCTCAAGCAGCCGACGGCGGCGCTGTTCCTCGCCTACAAGATGGTCTGCTCGTTCGCGTTCGTGCCGCCGGTGACCAGCCTGCTGGTCGACCCGCCGCCGATCGTCACCGCCGTGGCGAACGCGCTGCGCCCGGCCACGCCGACCGGCGTCTGGGACATCGCGGCGGCGATGCGCACGCTGCTGCTGCACGACGACTTCCGCTACGCCGACCACGCCGCCGGCGAGGCGCTGGTGCGGTCGCCGATCGAGGTGACGGTCCACCTCAGCAAGCCGATGGGCGTCAACTGCGACCCGCCCGGCGGTCTCCAGAACACCAGCGCGTACAACAACAACATCCCCATCACCGCGCTGCGCCGCATGGGCCAGGTGCCGTTCCAGCCGCCGAACGTCGGCGGCTGGCCGAAGGGCATCGCCTGGCTCTCCGACATCACGACGAGGGCCCGCTACGACCTCGCGCAGTACATGCTCGCCGCCTGGACCGCGCAGTCGAAGCAGAACCTCTACCCGCTGCCCGCCTCCACCGACACCGCCGGCTGGCTCCAGTTCCTCGGCCTCGGGCACCTGTCGACGACGACGCAGCAGCAGCTCTCCACGTACCTCGCGAACTCCGGCACGAGCGACGAGAAGACCAAGCAGAACTCCGTGCTGCTGCTCCTCGTGGCCAGCCCCGACTGGCAGGTGATGTGATGCGCACGGTCAGCAGGCGCCAGGTCCTCCGCGGCGGCGCCGCCATCGCGGGGGCGCAGCTCGTCGCGCCGCTCGTGTTCCGCGCCGGCCAGGCGGCGGCGTTCACCCCGCCCGACCCGGCGACGCAGAACCGCCTCCGGCTGGTCCTCATCGACCTGTTCGGCGGCAACGACGGCCTGAACACCGTCGTGCCGCAGTCCGGCACGATGCGCGCCGTCTACGACAAGGTCCGCCCGACGGTGAACATCCCGACGTCGGCGCTCACGCTGACGACCCTCGGCCCGACCAACGGCGGCGTGGTCGCGCTCAAC of the Mycobacteriales bacterium genome contains:
- the thiH gene encoding 2-iminoacetate synthase ThiH, encoding MSEQPGLFAAELAALDLTTLANAAYTDADVTAALRRDKRDLRDLAALLSPAAEARVEELARAAAASTLQRFGRAVRLFAPLYVSNACLSTCTYCGFSKGLDVTRRTLTPDEVEAEAKLLGDRGFRHLLLVAGEHRVEVSQAYLVEVVERLAPFVPSISIETQTWSDDTYARLVEAGVEGVVHYQETYDRARYAEVHAAGWKRDYDRRLASTERAAAGGVRRLGIGALLGLAPDWRADVLAVAAHAAFLLKRFWRTEVTVALPRIKPSASGFQPVADVTDRRYVQALAALRLYEPEAGIVLSTREPAALRDGLVRIAVTHMSAGSSTEPGGYSHPGEAQEQFAVSDERSPADVAAMLAAAGYEPVWKDAFPLREVAGGQPAEIGS
- a CDS encoding DUF1800 domain-containing protein, which gives rise to MPANATADDVARLFGRAAFGATKTDLANWTGKPYADAVNSLFPTSQVPLADEPRRVVLESGTTDLLASQRWWLNRMATTQYPLVERMTLFWHTHFATGYANPPDVGHMIRQNQTIRVNALGDFRQLLYQLTIDPAMLYWLSGNQNRRNAINENYARELMELFTMGTKPQTYTETDIRQAAKALSGWYVKSDRTAAFDTNRHDRSTKTFFGESVGGYPGGDAREATEYQLVCDLVLKQPTAALFLAYKMVCSFAFVPPVTSLLVDPPPIVTAVANALRPATPTGVWDIAAAMRTLLLHDDFRYADHAAGEALVRSPIEVTVHLSKPMGVNCDPPGGLQNTSAYNNNIPITALRRMGQVPFQPPNVGGWPKGIAWLSDITTRARYDLAQYMLAAWTAQSKQNLYPLPASTDTAGWLQFLGLGHLSTTTQQQLSTYLANSGTSDEKTKQNSVLLLLVASPDWQVM